From Bacillaceae bacterium S4-13-56:
AGCATTGGGATTATCGTAAAATAAGCATAATTCTTTGCCTTCCTTTAAAGCAGGAAAAACAAGAAAATCTGGGCTTAAAAGAAAGGGCCTAAACATAATATACGAGGGGGATTGGGAGTTGAAAAAAATTGTTTTGTTTGTGAGTCTTTTCCTCTTAGTTGGATGTAATACAACTTCTATACAAAAAGAGCATGAAGAGTATTTAACATCATTTGGGTGGCATATCCAAAAGTTCACTAAGAAAGAGACTATTACCATAGATTATCTTCCAGAAGCATTGGAATCCATAAAAATAGCTGGTTTAGATTTGGGACCTTACAAGGACCAGGAAGCAACAGTAACCTCTTATTTTTTAAAGGAAAAGCAAAAATCAGGAGATAAAATGACATTCCATATTTATGAAATTGATGGTAAAATTATTGGGGGATACGGGACATTAGAAAATTGGTCGCCTGGACTTTTTGCCTTGGATGACCGAGACGTATTAATAGAAAGAAATGTTATGAAAAAAGAAGGAGAGTAAGTTTAATGAAAACTAAACTATTGCATGTAAGAGCAAATGTTACAAATTTAAATCGCGCTATTGAATG
This genomic window contains:
- a CDS encoding DUF4830 domain-containing protein, whose amino-acid sequence is MKKIVLFVSLFLLVGCNTTSIQKEHEEYLTSFGWHIQKFTKKETITIDYLPEALESIKIAGLDLGPYKDQEATVTSYFLKEKQKSGDKMTFHIYEIDGKIIGGYGTLENWSPGLFALDDRDVLIERNVMKKEGE